A window of the Cystobacter fuscus genome harbors these coding sequences:
- the mutS gene encoding DNA mismatch repair protein MutS has translation MMRQYLEVKALNPDAILFFRLGDFYEMFFEDAVRASELLQITLTARAKNAEKVPMAGVPYHSARRYITRLVEHGLKVAICEQVDEPGAGPGIVRREVTRVITPGMVLDEEALEPRASNFLAAVYPGAEGFGAALLEASTGEFFSLEAETTQELVEALARVEPRELLVPEGHRDSPETALVVSRLTRTPAVAELEKAAFEPARAAVFLRGHFAVQSLEAFGLQDAPLATGAAGAALRYLKDTQKTDAAHVDRLSRQQRGGHLLMDESSRANLEVLRTLRDGGRKGSLLGVLDRTATGLGARKLARWLGAPLCSRPEITARLDAVEELSQRSVWREELTVALKEVGDIERLCGRLSLGAGNARDLRGLAVSLAQLPRLAAVLARCEAGLLKALGGPLGALPELTELLLRAVVDEPPATLKEGNFIRPGFHAELDKLVALATQGKDYLLRIETREKERTGIGSLKVRYNRVFGYYLEVTKSNLHLVPADYIRKQTMAGAERFITPELKEYEEKVLTADEQRGTLELELFEQLRAQVVKEAPRLRSAAEAVATADALLSLARCAAEYGYVRPVVDDSEVLSITGGRHPVVERMLGAGEAFVPNDVKMDSGESQILIITGPNMAGKSTVMRQVALTVLMAQVGSFVPASAARIGLCDRIFTRVGAADNLARGQSTFMVEMTETSHILHHATRRSLVVLDEIGRGTSTYDGLSIAWAVAEHLHDKCGARTLFATHYHELVDLAREKPRVRNLCIAVREQGGKVLFLRKLVSGGANRSYGIEVARLAGLPPEVVARARDILQNLESGEFDDNGKPRLARRGARTSAPAPGQLGLFGGEGGPKLEPAQQKVLESLKATKLDELTPLEALNLLASLQRELK, from the coding sequence ATGATGCGGCAGTACCTCGAGGTGAAGGCGCTCAATCCGGACGCCATCCTCTTCTTCCGGCTGGGGGACTTCTACGAGATGTTCTTCGAGGACGCGGTGCGCGCCTCGGAGCTCTTGCAGATCACCCTCACCGCGCGGGCGAAGAACGCGGAGAAGGTGCCGATGGCGGGGGTGCCGTACCACTCGGCGCGGCGCTACATCACACGGCTGGTGGAGCACGGGCTCAAGGTGGCCATCTGCGAGCAGGTGGACGAGCCGGGGGCCGGGCCGGGCATCGTCCGGCGCGAGGTGACGCGTGTCATCACGCCCGGCATGGTGCTGGACGAGGAGGCGCTGGAGCCGCGCGCGAGCAACTTCCTGGCGGCGGTGTACCCGGGGGCCGAGGGCTTCGGGGCGGCGCTGCTGGAGGCGTCCACGGGGGAGTTCTTCTCCCTGGAGGCGGAGACGACGCAGGAGCTGGTGGAGGCACTGGCGCGGGTGGAGCCGCGCGAGCTGCTGGTGCCGGAGGGGCATCGGGACTCGCCGGAGACGGCCCTGGTGGTGTCCCGGCTCACGCGCACGCCGGCGGTGGCGGAGCTGGAGAAGGCGGCGTTCGAGCCCGCGCGGGCCGCGGTGTTCCTGCGGGGCCACTTCGCGGTGCAGTCGTTGGAGGCGTTCGGGTTGCAGGACGCGCCCCTGGCCACGGGGGCAGCGGGCGCGGCGCTGCGCTACCTCAAGGACACGCAGAAGACGGACGCGGCGCACGTGGATCGGCTCAGCCGCCAGCAGCGCGGCGGGCACCTGCTGATGGACGAGTCCTCGCGGGCCAACCTCGAGGTGCTGCGCACGCTGCGCGATGGGGGGCGCAAGGGCTCGCTCCTGGGGGTGTTGGATCGGACGGCCACGGGGCTGGGGGCGCGCAAGCTGGCGCGCTGGCTCGGGGCGCCGCTGTGCTCGCGGCCGGAGATCACCGCGCGCCTGGACGCGGTGGAGGAGCTGTCGCAGCGCAGCGTGTGGCGCGAGGAGCTGACGGTGGCCCTCAAGGAGGTGGGGGACATCGAGCGGCTGTGCGGCCGGCTGTCGCTGGGGGCGGGCAACGCGCGGGATCTGAGGGGGCTGGCGGTGTCGCTGGCGCAGTTGCCGCGGCTCGCGGCGGTGCTGGCGCGGTGCGAGGCGGGGCTGCTCAAGGCCCTGGGTGGACCGCTCGGGGCATTGCCGGAGCTGACGGAGCTGCTCCTGCGGGCGGTGGTGGACGAACCGCCGGCGACGCTCAAGGAGGGCAACTTCATCCGTCCGGGCTTCCACGCCGAGCTGGACAAGCTGGTGGCGCTCGCCACGCAGGGCAAGGACTACCTGCTGCGGATTGAAACGCGCGAGAAGGAGCGCACGGGCATCGGCTCGCTGAAGGTCCGCTACAACCGGGTGTTCGGGTACTACCTGGAGGTGACGAAGTCGAACCTGCACCTGGTGCCGGCGGACTACATCCGCAAGCAGACGATGGCGGGGGCCGAGCGCTTCATCACCCCCGAGCTCAAGGAGTACGAGGAGAAGGTCCTCACGGCGGACGAGCAGCGCGGCACGCTGGAGCTGGAGCTGTTCGAGCAGCTTCGGGCGCAGGTGGTGAAGGAGGCGCCGCGGCTGCGCTCGGCGGCGGAGGCGGTGGCCACGGCGGACGCGCTGTTGTCGCTGGCGCGGTGCGCGGCCGAGTACGGCTACGTGCGGCCGGTGGTGGACGACTCCGAGGTGCTGAGCATCACGGGGGGGCGCCATCCGGTGGTGGAGCGGATGTTGGGGGCGGGGGAGGCGTTCGTCCCCAACGACGTGAAGATGGACTCGGGCGAGTCGCAGATCCTCATCATCACGGGCCCGAACATGGCGGGAAAGAGCACGGTGATGCGGCAGGTGGCGCTCACGGTGTTGATGGCGCAGGTGGGCTCGTTCGTGCCGGCGAGCGCGGCGCGGATTGGACTGTGCGATCGGATCTTCACGCGCGTGGGGGCGGCGGACAACCTGGCGCGGGGGCAGTCCACCTTCATGGTGGAGATGACGGAGACGAGTCACATCCTGCACCACGCCACGCGGCGCAGCCTGGTGGTGCTGGACGAGATTGGCCGGGGCACGTCCACGTATGACGGCCTGTCCATCGCGTGGGCGGTGGCCGAGCACCTGCACGACAAGTGTGGGGCGCGCACGCTCTTCGCCACGCACTACCACGAGCTGGTGGATCTGGCGCGGGAGAAGCCGCGGGTGAGGAACCTGTGCATCGCCGTGCGCGAGCAGGGGGGCAAGGTGCTCTTCCTGCGCAAGCTGGTGTCGGGTGGGGCCAACCGCTCGTATGGCATCGAGGTGGCGCGGCTCGCGGGCCTGCCGCCGGAGGTGGTGGCGCGGGCGCGGGACATCCTCCAGAACCTGGAGTCGGGGGAGTTCGACGACAACGGCAAGCCCCGGCTGGCGCGGCGCGGCGCCCGGACGTCGGCGCCGGCCCCGGGTCAGCTCGGCCTGTTCGGTGGGGAAGGCGGGCCGAAGCTGGAGCCCGCGCAGCAGAAGGTGTTGGAGTCGCTCAAGGCCACGAAGCTGGACGAGCTGACGCCGCTCGAGGCCCTCAACCTGCTGGCGTCACTCCAGCGGGAGTTGAAGTAA